The genomic window TTTGGCTATGGTCACACTTTTTTGCACACTGTTATTTTGCCTACCGCACTAAGTTCATCCTGTTAGGCAAGGAAAAAagacaaacaaatgaaaaaaaaaatcattcaattcGATAAAAAAGCATAGAAAAAATTGCAtttcataattaattaatacaattaGCTCTACGtaatctaaaaatttaaaaagttaaaattttagtgtcttctaaaaaaaaaattggcttacaaatttgtatcatttttcaatttttatttttagctatgcttattttcttaaataatttcaattctGTGCACAGCTTGCAGGATAAAATGTACAAGTATGCATTAATAATAGACAAACCGTATTAATCAAACTCACAAGTGACTGtcgaaaatgaaatgaaatttttccaatctcaaatgaaattaaaaatttaaagtgtCTCTGTACCAAATTTGgatgaacatattttttaacaacaatttttCTGGGTCACTCTATAGATTAGTTCattccccccctccccccaatataaacataaaggaagatatatatagatatacatcAACAGAGCACCATGAAACAGCTATCCCCGACTAGAAAAGCTAGCCCCAGTAGTTCCACTGAATAATTGTCGAAAGAGTGAAAATGTTCGAAAGTGACTGATATGCAAACAGGCCAAAAACTGAATTAGTGATGAATAATTGGGGCGCATGACTTACCACGATGGTCTGGTGTATGTGACAGCCCTCGGGAACGTCCAGATTGTGATTCGGAGCGCCATCTAGTGCCTGGATCAGGGTGTTCAGCCGAACATTTGGATCATAGGAAGCTTGTGGATGACGGTACTTCACTGcaaaaacatgaaataattCATGAATATGTTGCAGaggaaaaagaaaattcaagaGGCAACGGAATGTATCAACTTTCAAAGACTAACTTATAGGACCACAGATTGATTCAGATATAGAATTACGGTAAtagaaattaacatttttaacatcaATAGAGTTTTGTACATATGACAGCCGCAGCTAAACAACAATAGCATTCCGGATGCAGACGGGCAGACAAATACTCAAGGCtaatttaaggaggctgggtggtcaataAATCAACCATTAGATCTgccttaaaatttgaaataccaTATTTTTGGCCACAAACTATCATTTGgataagaaaaattcaaataatttagcTTTTAGATATGCTATATTTTCCTACAGAATTCTTCTTCTTTAGGAGATTAAAATAGTCTAAAattggccacgaccatcgagccctCTTTAATGGCTTAATATAGGTAggttgtatatttataaacaataccAAAGAACTTACGTCCTTTGACCTCGAAGTCCCTCTTGAGGGCCCCTGAGGACAGCCAGAAGTCCACCATAGCACACAGACTTTGCTGGTCATAGAAGTCTGTCACATGACTGCCGTACACGATCTGTCAACGCGAAATGAACAATAAAAGATTGCATGGGAAAAGCACACACAAAATTATTCTGGTGGCAAACTACATTCCATTGAGTAAATAAACACACACAAATGTTCTTGTTCATGTAAATTTTCAGACATTCTAATGCAATCGATAGgattttaaaactaatgcaAAATATCATGGCCGTGCAGGGATTAACAATTTAAGGTTTACcattaaatgtaaattaaaaagtcTCTTTCTAAATAAGCTCTACTGATCAACTGATAAACAAtcaatcttataaaattcatgtttatcTAAGCTGGATCGAGAAAAAGTGGTTACCAACCTCAGCGACCATGTATCTGATGCCGTTGTAGGAGACGGAGCGAGAATTCTGGGAGCCGTCGGGCGCCACTGAGATCAGTGGTTCCTTGAACTCATTCTGAACGATTGCAAGTGCCTcctgtaaaaaattaaacagtaaaatgtaaaacaacCTTGTTCTacaaaacaaatcaattatTAAAGAATATCCTCTCAAGAAATAAATCCAAAGATGCTTGATAACCCTTTTTTCTTTTGCCTATTTTTTCTGGTTTgcaagaaaattaaaacatgcCAGCATGCGACCATTTATTAGTCTACCTGCCTTGTCAGTAAATTGGGAATAAAACAGCTGGCTTGAGCAGTTGATGTCATTTCTGACAGTTGTTCTCATACCTGACAGTTGATGTCTTACCTGTAGACAGCTGTAGCCAATGTTGAAGAAGTCCTGGGGACAGTTCCAGCCCCCCTGTCCAAACCTGGCCCTCAGCTGGATGGCCGCGTGGAGGAAGCACAGATTATGCAGCATCACCGGCCACTCTGGGCATGACGACTGTTTGTGTATGTCAGGCTCAAACCAGGAGAACGACCGAATCATGCTGTCCTTCATCACCTGTCAAGGTCAACCatgaaaggtcaaggtcagattTGAAATTTATCATACGTATTTTAATgtacttcattattttttatctaaCACCTAATTTTCacagatttatttttgattgaactTGATTCTCAAAAATCAACTGTCTGTTGAAGTTAGAAACATGTTCAGCCACACTTAAAATACAACCACTATTTTATGCATCCTTGAAACTCTGAATTTTGCAAAAAGAGCCTAAAATTATTCtccatgaataataaaaaaccaaagtataatattaattttatcatgatttatatttattgtatccTTAGGTTCaatcaaatttgaaaacttctaaaaattaacaaaatcattaTCAGTTCATTCATGAGAACTTAAGGCAACTGTACCTTTGGTGTGTCGACCACAGCCTTGATGGAGTTCTGGAGCAGTCTGACTGGGATGACCTCGGGGTCGGCCTGACACGCCACCCATAGGCGGAATCCCTCAGGGTTGGGCTTCTCCACCAGGAAGGACTCCAGACTGTTCAGGACGTTGGGCGCATTGTGAGCATTATGGAGGTACACCCAGGATCCCTGGAAGACAGGTTAAATATAGTGTCAATGTTAActcaagatttttaatgatgttttcattgtgtaaaacacaattaaaaaatttgGATTTCATTGTTTCCTAAGGACAGCCTGCGTTAAACCACTGCCCTGTAATTAAGTAAGAAAGTGACAATCAAAAATCTAAAAGCTAATGACTTTCATTCATTTATCAAGaattataaactttaaattcCTAACAGGCAAATCAGAATTGAGCTTAAATAACTTCAAAACTGTTCAAACTGCCTACAACTAATGCTGGGTAGTGAATATGAAAGTTCAAACGTTTAACAATTAATTTCAAAGTCCAAACTGTTTCAGCataatttattgaaatacaAAGACCAGACACCATCCACCTTACCTCTGCGATGGCTCTCTTGATGGTTTTCCTGACCTTGCTGCGCGTGGCCTGGGAGTTGTCCGTGATGGTGACCATCAGTCGCGGTGCCTGTCGCCGCCCGGAGAAGTCCAGGAAACGGCTCTGGGCGGCCTCTGCCTCGAAGGAGTAGAGCAGGAGGATGGGGAGGGAGAGGGTGGAGGGGAGAACAGGGGCGCTCTGTTTGTACATCACCGACAGGTCCAGTCCCATGTCACCATAGTACCTGTCACATGTGCAAGACAGAAAGCTCGTTAATTCCaggtattttcatattttgtaaaattttaatcaataattagCGCAATACAAGGCATTTTTTtatgcttgatttttttttctttcctgaaATAAGAAATGGATTCAATATTATAGATACAAAAATTCATGtaccggtgtcatataataccggtctacttttttttatcttaaaagaaaaacattgatCAAGTTTGCAAATAATCTCATGTACATGCACACCATTGTaaatcagatacatgtatgtaaaccaATCTTTATTTGTGTGCAGggaattttcacaaatttaaaattcatgaaatgagtCGCAAATATTTCTGATTATAAAGAAGTCCTTAAATGCCCTAGCTTTTTAAAGCTTTAattctacttataaaagttccGAAAATAAGTCGCCACAAATTAGTTTGTCActtgtaaattgtaaaataaagttgtcatgaataaaaattggttaaaatttacAGTATTATAGATCTGTTTGAAATGTAGCACTGATcaatacatatattaaataaatttcccTTTCCAAAAAATTGACTTCATTTAAGAGATTATCAATTATCAGGTTGATTAATACAGACAATTATAGTGAATGCATGTGCATGTACAGCAACGTAAAGATGACAGTTAATTTATGTTAACATTGTACACAGTGCCACCTAGCAGACCCGAATGTTTGTAGATTTCTAGAAATTTCCCCACCACCCATCTCTCTGTACTATGTGGTTTGAATCACCCTACTAAGttttttatctaattattttCGCATTCAATGAACTGATCATCAACATCACAAAATCTAAAGCACACATTTCCAGgaaaggattttatatatagcCACAAAGGAAGGAACTGCACTTTTgggattttaaattgtattcaatttgtaaaaatccAATAAAAGCAATTAAATAGGTATATGTACACATTCAAAACTAAGCTGCAAGCAATTGAATTtggaattcaaattttttaccttaaaattgaaataatttaagaatatataaaacacataatttaaaaatataaaacacataAATTTCTCAGGAGATTATCTGAATCCTAGAGTCACTCAAAACACAAATCTACTCAAAAGTTTTCTAGCTTCAAGCTAAACAGTACGTAAAATCAAATCATTTACATTAaccttgtaaaaaaaacaagactttAATGCAACAGCAGACACGAGACAGATGCTATGCATTCTGGGAagacagtgtattttttttctggagGGGCACTGTGGCTGCCCCTCCCATGCATCACACACCCAGCTTACCCCGTGTAATCCTGCTCTGGGCCCTGGAGAATGCTGATGAAAATAGCGCAGGAATTAATCAATGATGAAGCTAATTATTAGTAAGCTATTGATATATCTtcctgttctctctctctctctctctctctctctctctctctctctctctctctctctctctctccactgaCAAAAAAGCCAAAGTCTACAGATCTTTCTCTTCTTCTCTTCTCTCCACTTTGCTCTTTAAAATACAATACTTTAAGAACAGCATGACAACTAATTTTTATACtcttctattattttttttccatgtcCATGCCTGTCAATTTTAATATGTTCTTGATCTTTATTTCAGTAATAATCCCAATATCTGAGGCTGTACGCCATATATCTACAATATGTTGTTATTGACAAAATTCTCAacattggttttaattttacaacatataccgtaaattcctaattaaatgccaGGAATTAATATCCGGGTAAAATCACAAGAAGTATCcttcgcagattttaaaatctcgccattacatgtaatatccgagagttgaaaactataagaaataaggtgAAAAGTTCCACTTTCGCGATTTAATATTCTCCCGATTTATATTTGATACACACCAGCGGGATCGCAGAATTaggtactcgcgtaatataaggaatttacagtatcacAAACCATGCACACAACCACTTAAAAACAGTTAAGTTAAACCTTACTCAGGGGACCAACAGAGAAAATAAATCGTACagcacaaaaataaaaaaaatcaaatttgtgaGCATCACCCAAAAGTCTCTTCAACATTTTGTATTAAGACACTGGGGTCAATAAAACTTCACTGATAGAGCCAGTCTTCACCTCACTTTCCTCCACCCAAATATCTAACACGGTGTTAATGTTAAATCACCTACCCACTATAGTCcttctttaaatttacattagaCCAGCTGAAAGTGCAGACACAGTGATCATAATATAGGAATACAAAATATAGACCACTTGTTAAAGGTTTAATAGGCAGTTagatctttctttctttttttttttgagggggggggggttggggttgAGTTTTAGgtataaaatgttgaaatttattttacaagcaTCTTGAagggaaaattttttttactgttcgTAGAATTTTCTTTTAGTTAAGAGGTTAATGGGGAAGGAGGGGTGGGGCTCAAATAGGGGggtgaaaatttttaaagcatataaatttatatacaagTTTATATGGTGAGGTTACTTGACTATATATTGTAAAGCAATATAAAAAATGCATTCATATATATGTgaattaaaagtgaaaaaaaaaaccaacgaaaaaaataaaataactgtgAAACATATCAGAGAAATTAATGAGGATTCGATCATGCCCAATGTGGCGGCAACTTACTTCTTGCCGAGCACCCTGTGTATGAATACGGTGGAGGCCTGCATTAGACGGTCGCTCCTGACCGCACGCACCACCAGCAGCCGCTTCATAGGGGCGAAGTCCTTGCTGTCCATCTTATCGGGGAGGGGCACCACTCCATCTCGCGGCCATCTTTAGGCATGCGTTCGAATTTCTCCTGGAACCACTCGAAGTGCGTGGCGAGAACCTGCAGGTTGTGGAACTGGTCGTCGTGCATCCAGTCGAACGGCTTCTTCATCTGGACAATCTTGCTGTCTGGGGGTTGGGTGAAGCCAAGTTTAGTCATGACAACCGCGCTGTAGTTTGGAGAGACCAGGAATTCTCGCTCACCCGGTCCTATGTTACCAAGGGAATCCTCAACCtaagattgtaaaaatcaaaattaaaaaaaaaaattagataactAATGATGAAAAATCAGATAATCTTTTTTCCTAACATCAAAGATTACactcaatttttgaaaaaataaaagttttgatGGAATCCTTCCCTAAACTCTATCCTATTAGAATTGTAAATATCTTGCCATCCACCagggtttaatttttaatgtgatatttcttataaatatttattgataatagaAATGCTTATTACAGCTGGTTACCTCAATAGCCAACAGCAGGGTGAATATGAATCTGTCTCTCTCCAACAGGCCCGGGCAAATGTAGTGTACGCCATGTGTGTGATCTTCTCTTGAGTTTCCTCTGCTCTCTGAGCCctgaaaaattgaatataaccatcacaaaatcataaaatgtgtGATGCAATACGATTCACCAATCTTTGGAACCCCCAAAATAATTGCTTATAATTTTTTCGACGTCCATGGGTACGTCGATTATTTCATTCTTAATATTACATGAATGTAACGAAAAAAGATTATGTTTCATAATCTGTTGAGTATGGTAGTTATTGGTGATGCATGCCCATGAAATGAATGAAAGATAAAACCATCACAAATATCAACAATTTCACAAAGGGGTATATTCTAATATATTGTGCGATAAGTATTCACAacaatgaacattaaaatatcaaaatgtacTTAATTATGTACAGATCAACCAATCCTGGTGAAGTCAAAATGTACATGCAAATAGTTTTTCAAAGGCGGATCTTATAAAGGATcttaatgtaaaaagtttaatatACTTTTGTTAAAAATCTAAAAGTCTTAGAGTTGATTTGTACATcaaatttttgttcaaatctaggGTACATGTAACTTTTGCAGATGACACGTAAACATAAATTTTTGGCAGAAATGAATTACATATTATTTTGAACATGCCAAATTGCATGCATTGCTAATTATGAACAATGAATACACATCTTGATAATTAACAATGAGTAGCACTCACTCAAAGCCAAGAACCAGCCACCTAGAATTAGATAGTAGAGGGAGGGGTTGACTATGTAATGAATAACTATTGGCATGCACATATGTGACAAGGAAAAAAACCAGAATCATTCCCCcacaaatatatttcaaagattATGCAAAATCTAGGATTcatttaatttggtttttaagaaggggaaaatcaatttttcaaagttttttgaaacttttaataATCATTATTACTGTGGATTAGATTTCTTAATTTCGAAAAATTA from Magallana gigas chromosome 9, xbMagGiga1.1, whole genome shotgun sequence includes these protein-coding regions:
- the LOC117691419 gene encoding dynein axonemal heavy chain 5-like isoform X1, whose translation is MDSKDFAPMKRLLVVRAVRSDRLMQASTVFIHRVLGKNILQGPEQDYTGYYGDMGLDLSVMYKQSAPVLPSTLSLPILLLYSFEAEAAQSRFLDFSGRRQAPRLMVTITDNSQATRSKVRKTIKRAIAEGSWVYLHNAHNAPNVLNSLESFLVEKPNPEGFRLWVACQADPEVIPVRLLQNSIKAVVDTPKVMKDSMIRSFSWFEPDIHKQSSCPEWPVMLHNLCFLHAAIQLRARFGQGGWNCPQDFFNIGYSCLQEALAIVQNEFKEPLISVAPDGSQNSRSVSYNGIRYMVAEIVYGSHVTDFYDQQSLCAMVDFWLSSGALKRDFEVKGLKYRHPQASYDPNVRLNTLIQALDGAPNHNLDVPEGCHIHQTIVDELSATLLGDDQYVFTRLNKVFDSMPSTVTLSHKMFPRPPTPFDGPAQAGISKTSNNPSVVHQGVFSTASYATHKIRFKDVELWQICNDLLQKTPKIGNSSKSFREFVVEKIRKLPGDYPIFNDFIMKECEILHQLLTEVRNTLTTIRNACENNVMGDQLSDHYLSAADDLYHLSIPRIWCKMTGTTAPPYTYNTAQWLRDLEDRWKHFEKILSMGRKAMPAYWLGAFFNPRGLLALLKQEAIKNYCGDRSGNFEQFTFQTDTTFRDFGHLLQPPPEGVYIHGIHLWGCSIEKTTNEFQDQASRQGYAPLPVLHLQCYPVNEKPALQEPSFQCPLYASRIAPRDPIMEIDIKKEGIPPMRWALRGLTATIWPY
- the LOC117691419 gene encoding dynein axonemal heavy chain 5-like isoform X2, which produces MDSKDFAPMKRLLVVRAVRSDRLMQASTVFIHRVLGKKYYGDMGLDLSVMYKQSAPVLPSTLSLPILLLYSFEAEAAQSRFLDFSGRRQAPRLMVTITDNSQATRSKVRKTIKRAIAEGSWVYLHNAHNAPNVLNSLESFLVEKPNPEGFRLWVACQADPEVIPVRLLQNSIKAVVDTPKVMKDSMIRSFSWFEPDIHKQSSCPEWPVMLHNLCFLHAAIQLRARFGQGGWNCPQDFFNIGYSCLQEALAIVQNEFKEPLISVAPDGSQNSRSVSYNGIRYMVAEIVYGSHVTDFYDQQSLCAMVDFWLSSGALKRDFEVKGLKYRHPQASYDPNVRLNTLIQALDGAPNHNLDVPEGCHIHQTIVDELSATLLGDDQYVFTRLNKVFDSMPSTVTLSHKMFPRPPTPFDGPAQAGISKTSNNPSVVHQGVFSTASYATHKIRFKDVELWQICNDLLQKTPKIGNSSKSFREFVVEKIRKLPGDYPIFNDFIMKECEILHQLLTEVRNTLTTIRNACENNVMGDQLSDHYLSAADDLYHLSIPRIWCKMTGTTAPPYTYNTAQWLRDLEDRWKHFEKILSMGRKAMPAYWLGAFFNPRGLLALLKQEAIKNYCGDRSGNFEQFTFQTDTTFRDFGHLLQPPPEGVYIHGIHLWGCSIEKTTNEFQDQASRQGYAPLPVLHLQCYPVNEKPALQEPSFQCPLYASRIAPRDPIMEIDIKKEGIPPMRWALRGLTATIWPY